A window of Rufibacter sp. LB8 contains these coding sequences:
- a CDS encoding outer membrane beta-barrel protein, translating to MQKFVLSAVLVCFSFLTMAQKNARPGYIITLEQDTLRGQVLDFTDARNSLAVSFQATNTANFKEYKAEELKGFGVTGQKKYLAQKVVHVAQLPEGKVDSTYQVVFLQELVKGPVSLYYLKTASAHDRFFLMRQEGQFTEIEKRRLKIKQGNALYSKTYNLYQDSLKTLFAGCPDLAAKANKVQYTVKNMSKAFIAYNACAHPSNQTFVSEIVSKKTVVVPSVTVGYGKSTVNVSEEGEQFFTDPKGTNSFSGGVAVNIFNANVSKKFSLQIGADYSKKGANALYSYRNSGVENTAGNSIRLECLDFSVLLKFNTKIGPIRPFIGAGPMVGYIINNGKTFKQGNIYLDPFDSKTEYGLAAETGFLLPVLSNSGLQFSLRYEGARVSYNFTNRGEYYSHFVRLGVGFWFSTSGN from the coding sequence ATGCAAAAATTTGTACTGAGCGCTGTTCTGGTCTGTTTCAGCTTTCTGACCATGGCCCAGAAAAATGCCCGCCCCGGCTACATCATCACCTTAGAGCAAGACACGCTGCGGGGCCAGGTGCTGGACTTCACAGACGCGCGCAACAGCCTGGCCGTCTCTTTTCAGGCAACCAACACCGCCAACTTTAAAGAATATAAAGCCGAGGAACTGAAAGGCTTTGGAGTGACCGGGCAAAAAAAATACCTGGCCCAGAAGGTGGTGCACGTGGCCCAGCTGCCCGAAGGCAAGGTAGACTCTACCTACCAGGTGGTGTTTCTGCAGGAATTGGTGAAAGGGCCCGTCTCTCTGTATTACCTTAAAACCGCTTCGGCGCATGACCGCTTTTTTCTCATGCGCCAGGAAGGCCAGTTCACCGAGATTGAAAAACGCCGCCTGAAGATAAAGCAAGGCAACGCCCTCTACAGCAAGACTTACAACCTCTACCAAGACAGCCTTAAGACTCTCTTCGCGGGGTGCCCAGACCTGGCGGCCAAAGCCAACAAAGTGCAGTACACGGTCAAAAACATGTCTAAGGCATTTATAGCCTACAACGCCTGTGCGCACCCCTCCAACCAGACTTTTGTCTCTGAGATTGTGAGTAAAAAAACAGTGGTGGTGCCTTCTGTGACGGTAGGCTATGGCAAAAGCACCGTAAATGTCTCAGAAGAAGGCGAGCAATTTTTTACCGACCCCAAGGGCACCAATAGCTTCAGCGGAGGCGTGGCGGTCAACATCTTCAATGCCAACGTGAGCAAGAAATTCTCGCTACAGATAGGGGCAGACTATAGTAAAAAAGGCGCGAATGCCCTGTATAGCTACAGAAACAGTGGTGTAGAAAATACGGCAGGCAATTCCATCAGGCTGGAGTGCCTTGATTTCTCTGTTTTGCTGAAGTTCAATACCAAAATAGGGCCTATTAGGCCATTTATTGGCGCTGGCCCCATGGTAGGCTACATCATTAACAATGGCAAAACCTTTAAGCAAGGCAACATTTACCTTGACCCGTTTGACAGCAAGACCGAATACGGCCTGGCCGCCGAGACAGGTTTTCTGCTGCCGGTGCTTTCTAACAGTGGCCTGCAGTTTTCCTTACGCTATGAGGGGGCGCGGGTCAGCTATAATTTTACAAACCGCGGTGAATATTACAGCCATTTTGTGAGACTGGGCGTGGGCTTCTGGTTTTCAACATCGGGGAATTAA
- a CDS encoding GNAT family N-acetyltransferase, which produces MNNAIIVRKGTSADLPQVHALIVELAIYEKAPNEVTNTVEDMQQDGFGERPIFEFHVAESAQDGIVGIALYYTAYSTWKGKMLFLEDIVVTERLRRQGIGRLLFREVVAAARAGHYKRMKWQVLDWNEPAINFYRSIGANLDGEWINCNFSEQELAQLAL; this is translated from the coding sequence ATGAACAACGCCATCATCGTCAGAAAAGGAACTTCCGCAGATTTGCCGCAGGTGCACGCCCTTATTGTGGAACTGGCCATCTATGAGAAAGCGCCCAATGAAGTCACCAACACCGTAGAAGACATGCAGCAAGACGGCTTCGGGGAACGGCCCATCTTTGAATTCCACGTGGCAGAATCTGCCCAAGATGGCATTGTGGGCATTGCCCTGTACTACACGGCCTACTCCACCTGGAAAGGCAAAATGCTGTTCCTGGAAGACATTGTGGTCACCGAGCGGTTGCGCCGCCAAGGCATTGGCCGGCTGCTGTTCAGAGAAGTGGTGGCCGCCGCCAGAGCCGGTCACTACAAGCGCATGAAATGGCAGGTGCTGGACTGGAACGAGCCCGCCATCAATTTCTACCGCAGCATTGGCGCCAACCTGGACGGCGAGTGGATCAATTGCAACTTCTCTGAGCAGGAACTGGCGCAGCTGGCGCTTTAA
- a CDS encoding DUF1569 domain-containing protein translates to MKTIFDEAVRAELIARIQLLSPSHQPVWGKMNVSQMLQHNTYWNCWILGQGTHTYKQAFLGKVFGKIALRKMIKDEQPFDKNIPTSAQFKVTNTTATNLEPEKASWVALLKAYQQYSNPRFIHDFFGKMTKEEIGVLVYKHTDHHLRQFGV, encoded by the coding sequence ATGAAGACAATTTTTGACGAAGCGGTACGGGCAGAACTCATAGCGCGCATTCAGCTACTCAGCCCCAGCCACCAACCTGTTTGGGGCAAGATGAACGTGTCCCAGATGCTCCAGCACAACACCTACTGGAACTGCTGGATTCTGGGCCAGGGAACCCACACCTACAAACAGGCCTTTTTGGGGAAAGTGTTCGGGAAGATAGCCCTCCGGAAGATGATTAAAGATGAGCAGCCGTTTGATAAAAACATTCCCACCTCGGCCCAATTCAAAGTAACAAATACAACGGCCACTAACCTGGAACCCGAAAAAGCCAGCTGGGTCGCCTTGCTGAAAGCCTACCAGCAGTACAGCAACCCCCGCTTCATCCATGACTTCTTCGGCAAAATGACCAAGGAAGAGATTGGTGTATTGGTTTACAAACACACAGACCACCATTTACGGCAGTTCGGCGTCTGA
- a CDS encoding DUF4286 family protein → MILFNETVSIENAVAADWLQWMQVTHIPEVMATTYFTKFQLAKVMEDEDTGGTTYAVQYYARHMQDLLEYHQNHDQEMQGKMQARYAGQYAAFRTVLEVIGD, encoded by the coding sequence ATGATTCTTTTCAACGAAACCGTGAGCATAGAAAACGCCGTGGCCGCCGATTGGCTGCAGTGGATGCAGGTAACCCATATACCAGAGGTGATGGCCACCACCTATTTCACCAAATTCCAGCTGGCCAAAGTGATGGAAGACGAAGACACCGGCGGCACCACCTACGCCGTGCAGTACTACGCCCGCCATATGCAAGACTTGCTGGAGTACCACCAAAACCACGACCAGGAAATGCAAGGCAAGATGCAGGCCCGCTACGCCGGTCAATACGCCGCCTTCAGAACCGTGCTGGAAGTGATTGGGGACTAG
- a CDS encoding MFS transporter translates to MASSSLTGSSTKILNTAVIVAALGYFVDIYDLVLFSIVRIASLKELGITDPARLLEDGVRLINMQMLGMLLGGIFWGVLGDKKGRISVLFGSIFLYSAANIANGFVTDIEMYAWLRFIAGVGLAGELGAGITLVSEVLPKEKRGYGTTIVASVGISGAILAGVIGEYFHWRTAYFVGGGLGLLLLLLRIGVYESGMFARTQHAQVTRGNFLSLFTNGPRFLKYLKCILIGVPIWFVVGVLITFSPEFAQALGVPVAISVAKAIGFSYFGLSLGDVASGLLSQKLKSRKRAVLVSLFLLGCVIALYLLAHGASATYFYALCVALGFCSGYWAVFVTIAAEQFGTNIRATVTTTVPNFVRGAVIPLTLSFSAFKGEFGLLPTAGVLGAVALAIALVAILTLPESFGKELDYLEEA, encoded by the coding sequence ATGGCATCCTCATCACTAACCGGTAGCTCCACCAAGATTCTGAACACGGCCGTTATTGTAGCGGCTTTGGGTTACTTTGTAGACATTTATGACCTGGTGCTCTTTAGTATTGTGCGCATTGCCAGCCTAAAAGAGTTGGGCATCACAGACCCCGCCCGACTTCTGGAAGACGGGGTCAGGCTTATAAATATGCAAATGCTGGGAATGCTGCTGGGCGGTATTTTCTGGGGCGTTTTAGGCGATAAAAAAGGGCGCATCTCGGTGCTGTTTGGCTCCATTTTTTTGTATTCTGCCGCTAACATTGCCAACGGCTTTGTCACAGATATTGAGATGTACGCCTGGCTGCGGTTTATTGCGGGCGTGGGCCTGGCCGGGGAACTGGGCGCGGGCATCACGCTGGTCTCTGAGGTGTTACCCAAGGAAAAACGCGGCTACGGCACCACCATTGTGGCGTCGGTGGGCATCTCGGGGGCTATTCTGGCCGGTGTCATTGGCGAGTACTTCCATTGGCGGACGGCTTATTTTGTAGGCGGCGGCTTGGGGCTGCTGTTGCTGCTCCTGCGCATTGGCGTGTATGAATCTGGCATGTTCGCGCGCACGCAGCACGCGCAGGTGACCCGCGGCAACTTCCTGAGTCTTTTCACCAACGGTCCGCGGTTTCTCAAATACCTCAAATGTATCTTGATTGGCGTGCCCATCTGGTTTGTGGTGGGCGTGTTGATTACGTTTTCGCCGGAGTTTGCGCAGGCATTGGGCGTGCCCGTTGCCATCTCAGTGGCCAAGGCCATTGGGTTCTCCTACTTCGGCCTGAGCCTGGGCGACGTGGCCAGTGGTTTGCTGAGCCAGAAACTGAAAAGCCGGAAGCGCGCGGTGCTCGTCTCGCTGTTTCTGCTGGGCTGCGTGATTGCGCTCTATCTGCTGGCCCATGGTGCTTCTGCCACGTATTTTTATGCGTTGTGCGTGGCCCTGGGCTTTTGCAGCGGGTACTGGGCGGTGTTTGTGACCATTGCCGCCGAGCAGTTTGGTACCAACATACGCGCCACGGTTACCACCACGGTACCCAATTTTGTGCGGGGCGCGGTGATTCCGTTAACGCTTTCGTTTAGTGCGTTCAAGGGCGAGTTTGGGCTGCTGCCCACGGCGGGCGTGCTGGGTGCGGTGGCCTTGGCTATTGCACTGGTGGCCATCTTAACGCTGCCCGAGAGCTTTGGGAAGGAGTTGGACTACCTGGAGGAAGCGTAA
- a CDS encoding TraB/GumN family protein, with translation MITYKGAFFWILLLILVSGTMLAPEASAGGAPNTEQKSVLWKVSGKGIKTSYLYGTFHLVPKDQFALPVKVKQKMIKSETVVLEVDLDSPELTRGLNKAMRMAKPLETLMTAQDYNYLSRFVQDSLERSMMQFRFIKPGFLGQLLLYPKLLGYSPESYDLALLNLAKKWHKSIYTLETPQEQLALFDQSTLEIQTSQLLNSVKQFDKQRKLMKNMLALYQQEDLEGLYALITAQNSDESQNLLLDERNEKWLTPLVAMMKKSPSFIGVGAAHLPGENGLIQLLRAQGYKVEPVLK, from the coding sequence ATGATAACGTATAAGGGCGCTTTTTTCTGGATTCTCCTTCTGATCCTGGTTTCAGGAACCATGCTGGCTCCTGAGGCTTCGGCAGGCGGCGCGCCCAATACAGAACAGAAATCAGTGCTCTGGAAAGTGAGCGGCAAGGGAATCAAGACCTCTTATCTCTACGGTACGTTTCACCTGGTGCCCAAAGACCAGTTTGCCTTGCCTGTGAAGGTAAAGCAAAAGATGATAAAATCCGAAACGGTGGTGCTGGAGGTGGATCTGGACAGCCCAGAGCTGACCCGCGGCCTCAACAAGGCCATGCGCATGGCCAAACCCCTTGAAACGCTCATGACCGCCCAGGATTACAATTACCTCAGCCGTTTTGTGCAAGATTCTCTGGAGCGCAGCATGATGCAGTTCAGGTTCATAAAACCAGGTTTCTTAGGTCAGTTGCTTCTTTATCCTAAATTATTGGGTTATAGCCCAGAGTCGTATGACCTGGCGTTGCTCAACCTGGCCAAGAAATGGCACAAGTCTATCTACACACTGGAAACCCCGCAGGAGCAGCTGGCCTTGTTTGACCAGTCTACCCTGGAGATCCAGACCTCGCAATTATTGAACAGCGTGAAACAGTTTGACAAGCAGCGCAAACTGATGAAAAACATGCTTGCCCTGTACCAGCAGGAAGACCTGGAAGGCCTGTACGCCTTGATCACTGCCCAGAACTCAGACGAATCACAGAATCTGCTCTTAGACGAGCGCAATGAGAAATGGCTGACGCCGCTGGTGGCCATGATGAAAAAAAGCCCTTCGTTCATTGGCGTAGGCGCCGCCCACCTGCCCGGCGAGAACGGCCTGATTCAACTGCTCAGAGCCCAAGGCTACAAAGTAGAACCAGTTCTGAAGTAG
- a CDS encoding TonB-dependent receptor, translating to MRKLVYLRLLWLLGGCCFSGLAVGQILPIAAPTDAPFDKDCGITLSGSVTDHEDRSPLIGATVLLEGTQRTSVTDANGHYHFHDLCPGNYKLVVSYLGYTTEKLDKSLRAPEVVNFRLHPDVLLLHSVEIRGAKQKEQITQASSKLSGKELAQTQGQSLAQALERMTGLSSIQTGPSIAKPVIHGLHSNRVLVMNNGVRHEAQQWGSEHAPEIDPFVASELTVIKGAAGVRYGADAIGGVILVEPRPLRDSAGTSAVLNLVGVSHNRQGVVSGMVESNPATLPSLSWRLQGTLKKAGNSKTPDYYLANTGYQEQNFSAAVGWTKEKFGVEAFFSRFDTKLGVFSGSHVGNLTDIRNAIKRERPEPEADFTYAIAPPYQNVTHDLLKLRTFYRTENLGRVSLMYSRQFNQREEYDTHGGGTTPGLRFEIETHNSELVWEHKPVGNWSGSLGATYMYQFNRFEGRFFVPFYQSHTGGLFWIEHWEKGNWHVEGGLRYDYRHLQAKLFRKDTPQKTGNAALDNELLTPTHTFQNLSGTLGATYHVNPHLDLSLNAASAWRSPTTSELYSNGIHHGTGTYEYGNADLNVERAYNFMATLTYRQNQRLNGEVSVYRNYIQNYIYQQPDTVPTLTIRGAFLTARQNQANATFTGVDATVTYQLTEHLLAAGKASLVRAFNRSADEYLIWIPTDRYEASLRYSVEAFATQQRFKENYLQLSGQAVSKQRNVPDNYLARDYALPPAGYFLLNLEAGTTLQFGKQSIEIGLIGRNLLDTAYRDYLNRFRYYADEIGRSITLRVSIPLNF from the coding sequence TTGCGCAAACTCGTTTACCTTCGTCTGCTGTGGCTACTGGGCGGTTGCTGTTTTTCTGGGTTGGCCGTGGGCCAAATCTTACCCATAGCCGCGCCCACAGATGCCCCCTTTGACAAAGACTGCGGCATCACGCTCTCCGGTTCCGTGACCGACCATGAAGACCGAAGTCCCTTGATTGGCGCCACCGTCCTTTTGGAAGGCACCCAGCGCACCAGCGTGACCGATGCCAACGGCCATTACCATTTCCATGACCTCTGCCCCGGCAACTACAAATTGGTAGTGTCTTATTTGGGCTACACCACTGAAAAGCTGGACAAAAGCCTTCGGGCCCCGGAGGTAGTGAATTTCAGATTGCACCCAGATGTGTTGCTCTTGCACTCCGTGGAAATACGCGGGGCCAAGCAGAAAGAGCAAATCACGCAGGCCAGTAGTAAATTGTCTGGCAAAGAACTGGCGCAAACCCAGGGCCAATCCTTGGCGCAGGCGCTGGAACGCATGACCGGCTTGAGCAGTATCCAGACCGGGCCTAGCATTGCCAAACCAGTTATTCACGGGCTGCACAGCAACCGCGTACTGGTTATGAACAACGGCGTTCGCCACGAGGCCCAGCAGTGGGGTTCTGAGCACGCACCTGAGATTGATCCGTTTGTAGCCTCTGAACTGACCGTGATCAAAGGTGCGGCTGGCGTACGCTACGGCGCCGATGCCATTGGCGGTGTGATTCTGGTGGAGCCAAGGCCCTTGCGTGATTCTGCCGGCACCAGCGCGGTGCTGAACCTGGTGGGTGTGAGCCATAACCGGCAAGGCGTTGTGTCTGGCATGGTGGAAAGCAACCCGGCCACGCTGCCCAGTTTGAGCTGGCGACTGCAAGGCACGCTCAAGAAAGCCGGCAACAGCAAAACCCCGGATTACTACTTAGCCAACACTGGTTACCAGGAACAGAACTTCTCGGCGGCCGTGGGTTGGACGAAGGAAAAATTTGGTGTGGAAGCGTTCTTCAGCAGGTTTGACACCAAGCTGGGCGTGTTCTCAGGGTCGCACGTGGGCAATCTCACCGACATCCGGAACGCCATTAAACGCGAACGCCCAGAGCCTGAGGCAGATTTTACGTACGCCATCGCGCCGCCCTACCAGAACGTGACCCATGATTTGCTCAAACTGAGAACATTTTACAGAACCGAAAACCTGGGCCGCGTGAGTCTGATGTATTCCCGGCAGTTTAACCAGCGCGAAGAATATGACACGCACGGCGGCGGCACTACACCGGGTCTACGGTTTGAGATTGAGACGCATAACTCAGAGCTTGTCTGGGAACACAAACCGGTGGGGAATTGGTCGGGCAGTTTAGGTGCTACTTATATGTACCAATTCAATCGGTTTGAAGGTCGGTTCTTTGTGCCGTTCTACCAGAGCCACACCGGCGGACTGTTCTGGATTGAGCACTGGGAAAAAGGCAACTGGCACGTAGAAGGCGGCCTGCGCTATGATTACCGCCATCTGCAGGCCAAGTTGTTCCGGAAAGACACGCCTCAGAAAACGGGCAACGCTGCCCTGGACAATGAACTGCTCACGCCCACGCATACCTTTCAGAATTTGTCAGGTACGCTGGGGGCTACGTATCATGTGAACCCGCATTTGGATTTGAGCTTGAACGCGGCCTCGGCGTGGCGGTCGCCAACCACCAGTGAACTGTACAGCAACGGCATTCACCACGGCACGGGCACCTATGAATATGGAAATGCAGATTTGAACGTAGAACGGGCCTATAATTTCATGGCAACGCTCACCTACCGGCAGAACCAACGCCTGAACGGCGAAGTGAGCGTGTACCGCAACTACATCCAGAACTACATTTACCAGCAACCAGACACGGTGCCCACGCTCACTATTCGCGGCGCGTTTCTCACGGCGCGCCAGAACCAAGCCAACGCCACCTTTACCGGGGTTGACGCCACGGTGACTTACCAGTTAACGGAACATCTGTTGGCGGCAGGCAAGGCATCGTTGGTTCGGGCTTTTAATCGCTCCGCGGATGAATACTTGATTTGGATTCCCACGGACCGCTATGAAGCCAGCCTCAGGTATTCAGTAGAAGCCTTTGCCACGCAGCAGAGGTTTAAAGAAAATTACCTGCAACTGAGCGGACAGGCGGTGAGCAAGCAACGGAACGTACCGGATAATTATCTGGCGCGTGACTACGCGCTGCCACCGGCGGGGTATTTCCTGCTGAACCTTGAGGCCGGCACCACGCTGCAATTTGGTAAGCAATCCATTGAAATCGGGCTCATAGGCCGAAATCTCTTAGATACAGCGTACCGAGATTACCTGAACCGTTTCCGGTATTACGCCGATGAAATTGGCAGGTCCATTACTCTGCGGGTGAGCATCCCGCTTAACTTTTAA
- the htpG gene encoding molecular chaperone HtpG, with translation MEEKGTISIHTENIFPIIKKFLYSDHEIFLRELVSNAVDATQKAKSLSSIGELKGDLGELKVTVKVDKEKKQIIISDNGIGMTAEEIKKYINQIAFSGATEFVERYKDSNADKSQIIGQFGLGFYSAFMVASTVEIDTLSHADGAEPAHWICDGSTEFTITNGTRTERGTDVILNIAEDSEEFLEEARLQTILNKYCKFLPIPVEFNGEILNNPNPIWTKSPSDLTDEDYKNFYKELYPFSEDPLFWIHLNVDYPFNLTGILYFPKVKNDFDFQKNKIQLYSRQVFITDEVKDVVPEFLMLLHGVIDSPDIPLNVSRSFLQADANVKKINTYITRKVADKLNEIYKKDRTAYEEKWNDIAVFVKYGMLSDDKFYEKAKDFTLLQNTAGAYSTLEEYRALVQANQTDKDGNLVILYTTDPEKQHAFIETANNRNYDVVKLDTMIDPHFIGQLEQKLEKTTLKRVDADTIDKLIQTDAKPESVLSEDETTRLKELFEAAIADKNMTVGVEALSVDDQPVIITLPEFMRRMKDMSRTGGGGMMMMGNMPDMYNVTINANHPINHRILKAKDDRGEKIAKQAYDLALLSQNMLSGAALTAFVKRSVELIDKE, from the coding sequence ATGGAAGAAAAAGGCACGATTTCGATTCACACCGAGAACATTTTCCCCATCATCAAGAAGTTCTTGTACTCAGACCATGAGATTTTCCTGCGCGAACTGGTTTCCAATGCCGTTGACGCCACGCAAAAAGCCAAAAGCCTCTCCAGCATTGGTGAGTTGAAAGGCGATTTGGGTGAGCTGAAAGTCACGGTAAAAGTTGACAAAGAGAAGAAGCAGATCATCATCTCTGACAACGGGATAGGGATGACCGCCGAGGAAATCAAGAAATACATCAATCAGATTGCCTTCTCGGGTGCCACTGAATTTGTGGAGCGCTATAAAGACTCTAACGCAGACAAGAGCCAGATTATCGGTCAGTTTGGTCTTGGGTTTTACTCGGCGTTTATGGTGGCCAGCACCGTGGAGATTGACACCTTGTCACACGCAGACGGCGCTGAACCTGCACATTGGATTTGCGACGGTTCTACCGAGTTCACTATCACCAACGGTACCCGCACTGAGCGCGGAACCGATGTGATCTTGAACATTGCCGAAGATTCTGAGGAGTTCCTGGAAGAGGCGCGTCTGCAAACCATCCTGAATAAATATTGCAAATTCTTGCCAATTCCGGTGGAGTTCAACGGCGAAATCCTGAACAACCCCAACCCTATCTGGACAAAATCTCCTTCTGATTTAACCGACGAGGACTACAAGAACTTCTACAAAGAACTGTACCCATTCTCTGAGGACCCGTTGTTCTGGATTCATCTAAACGTAGATTATCCATTCAACCTGACCGGTATTCTGTACTTCCCGAAGGTGAAGAACGACTTCGACTTCCAGAAAAACAAAATCCAACTCTACAGCCGCCAGGTGTTCATTACTGACGAGGTGAAAGACGTGGTGCCGGAGTTCCTGATGCTGCTGCACGGTGTAATTGACTCGCCGGACATTCCGTTGAACGTGAGCCGCTCGTTCTTGCAGGCCGATGCCAACGTGAAGAAAATCAATACCTACATTACCCGTAAGGTGGCTGATAAACTGAACGAGATTTACAAGAAAGACCGCACCGCCTACGAAGAAAAGTGGAACGACATTGCGGTATTCGTGAAGTACGGCATGCTCTCAGATGACAAGTTCTACGAGAAAGCCAAAGACTTTACGCTCTTGCAAAACACCGCCGGCGCCTATTCTACTTTAGAGGAATACCGCGCCCTGGTGCAAGCCAACCAAACCGACAAAGACGGCAACTTGGTGATCTTGTACACTACTGACCCAGAGAAGCAACACGCCTTCATTGAGACCGCCAACAACCGCAACTATGACGTGGTGAAACTGGACACCATGATTGACCCACACTTCATTGGCCAACTAGAGCAGAAGCTGGAGAAAACCACCCTGAAGCGTGTAGATGCTGATACCATTGACAAACTGATTCAGACCGATGCCAAGCCAGAGAGCGTGCTGTCTGAAGACGAAACCACTCGTCTGAAAGAACTTTTTGAAGCGGCCATTGCTGATAAGAACATGACGGTAGGCGTAGAGGCCTTGAGCGTAGACGACCAACCGGTAATTATCACTTTGCCTGAGTTCATGCGCCGCATGAAAGACATGAGCCGCACCGGTGGCGGAGGAATGATGATGATGGGCAACATGCCCGACATGTACAACGTGACCATCAACGCCAACCACCCCATCAACCACCGCATCTTGAAAGCCAAAGATGACCGCGGCGAGAAAATCGCCAAACAAGCTTATGACCTCGCGCTGCTGTCGCAGAATATGCTGTCAGGTGCTGCCTTAACGGCCTTCGTGAAGCGCAGTGTGGAGTTGATTGACAAAGAATAG
- a CDS encoding exo-beta-N-acetylmuramidase NamZ domain-containing protein has protein sequence MTKSLLSYLYLGALTLSLGCSSCSKETSTNISGTSASKPASSNKTKPGLITGADQTEKYVPYLKGKRVALVVNQTSIIGQKSSVDSLQTLGVQIVKVFGPEHGFRGNASNGTHVGDEVDEKTGIPIISLYGKKRKPSKEDLANVDVLIYDIQDVGVRFYTNINTLRDVMEAAAEHNVEFMVLDRPNPHGYMIDGPILDKQYYSGIGQFPIPIAHGVTVGEFAQMVNGEGWMEKGLKLKNLKIIKIANYHHDMPYVLPVNPSPNLNTAQSIMLYPSTCLFEGTILNHGRGTYTPFTILGAPALKGKYEFSYTPVGIKGMSETPLHMNEVCYGLDLRNYDVEQLRQKRQINLGWMIELYNAYPQKEKFFDSSYSRQMGVIERLYGTADLRKYLAEGWSEEKIRETWQPGLAAYKEMRKKYLLYP, from the coding sequence ATGACCAAATCCCTCTTATCATACCTGTACCTCGGGGCGCTCACCTTATCGCTGGGGTGCTCTTCGTGCTCCAAGGAAACGTCCACCAATATCAGCGGTACCTCTGCTAGCAAACCTGCTTCGTCAAATAAAACAAAACCAGGCCTAATCACCGGCGCTGACCAAACCGAAAAGTACGTGCCCTACCTCAAAGGCAAGCGCGTGGCCTTGGTGGTGAATCAAACCTCCATCATCGGGCAGAAATCAAGCGTTGACAGCTTGCAGACGTTGGGTGTGCAGATAGTGAAAGTGTTTGGGCCGGAGCACGGGTTCAGAGGCAATGCGAGCAACGGCACACACGTAGGCGATGAAGTAGACGAGAAAACCGGCATTCCTATCATCTCTTTGTACGGCAAGAAACGGAAGCCCAGCAAAGAAGACCTGGCCAACGTAGACGTGCTGATCTATGACATTCAAGACGTGGGCGTGCGCTTCTATACCAACATTAACACGCTGCGCGATGTGATGGAAGCCGCCGCGGAGCACAACGTGGAATTCATGGTGCTGGACCGCCCCAACCCGCACGGCTACATGATTGACGGACCCATTCTGGACAAACAGTATTACTCCGGCATCGGGCAGTTTCCTATTCCTATTGCGCACGGCGTTACAGTAGGCGAGTTCGCCCAAATGGTGAACGGCGAAGGCTGGATGGAGAAAGGCTTGAAACTGAAGAACCTCAAGATCATCAAGATTGCCAATTACCACCATGACATGCCGTACGTGCTACCGGTCAATCCGTCGCCTAACCTGAACACGGCGCAGAGCATCATGCTTTACCCCAGCACCTGTCTGTTTGAAGGCACTATTTTGAACCACGGCCGCGGCACCTATACGCCATTCACTATCTTGGGCGCGCCCGCGCTCAAAGGCAAGTACGAATTCAGCTACACGCCCGTGGGCATCAAAGGCATGAGCGAGACGCCACTGCACATGAACGAGGTCTGCTATGGCTTGGATTTGAGGAATTATGATGTGGAGCAGCTTCGCCAGAAACGCCAGATTAACCTGGGCTGGATGATTGAACTCTACAACGCCTATCCGCAGAAAGAGAAGTTCTTTGACTCTTCTTACAGCCGCCAGATGGGCGTGATTGAGCGCCTCTACGGCACCGCCGATTTACGGAAATACCTGGCCGAAGGCTGGTCTGAAGAGAAAATCAGGGAAACCTGGCAACCCGGCCTGGCCGCCTACAAAGAAATGCGGAAGAAGTACTTGCTCTACCCGTGA